The Candidatus Polarisedimenticolaceae bacterium region TCTCGGCGTCCGCGGCCAGCCAGTAGGCCGTTCGCCCCTCGAACGGCCGCGCCGGACCCTGCATCGAGTCCGCACCGCGATACCACTTCCCGGCGCTCCCGCCGGAACAGGCACGCCAGCCCGACTCGCGCAGGTGACGCTCGTAGAAGGCGGGAACGGCCTCTCGCTCCCCCCGGGCGACGAACGAGAAGCGCAGGACCGGCGTGCCTCCCGCCGACGTCGTGGCCCTTTCGACCGACTGCGCTCCGTCGGGAACGGGAAGCGCGGCGAGGACGGAAGCGGCGTCGGCCCGAAGGAGGACGGTCGCCACGAAGCAGAGCTCGATCATCCCGTCTTCCCCCACCCCGGCAGTGCGGCCGCCTGCCGGATCCATTCGGCCAGTTTCGCCTCGTCGAAGTCATCCTTGTGGATGTCGATCCATCGCGCGTCTCTGGCCTTGCCTCCTGACGGAGGGGGACGCAGCGAGGTGCCCTGGAAGAACGTCACCTTCACGTAGTTCGTGAAGGTATGGAAGCTCAGGAACCATCCCTGCCCCTCGATTCCGTAGAAGGGGGAGTTCCACTTGACCGCCTTGCGCACGCCGGGGACCGTACGCTCGACGAGTGCGTCGAGGCGGCGCCCGACGTCGCGTTTCCAGCCCGGCATGGCTCGGATATAGGCCTGCACGGGCGCGTCGCCGTCGGCCTTCGCGATCTGGGGGTTGCCGCCCGCAAGGAGCTTCGGTTTGGATCCGCGCGCCATCCGTCCTGCCGGCACTCCAGGCTCCACCTTGATCCGCGCGAGCGCCGCGAGCCCGGGAATCCGGTCGCGCTTGGACACCTCGATCCGCACGCCTCGTCCCTCGACGTACCGCGGCGCCGCGTCGATCGCGTCGAGGAGGGACTTGGGCAGTTTCGCAGCTCGCGCCGCGGCGACCGCTTTCTCGCCGAGCGCGAACGAGACGAGGAACCGACCCGACTGCGGGGTCATGTAGAGGATCACGCGATCGCCGTGGCGCAGGCGAACCCCCCAGCCGGCTTTATTGGAGGTGAAGCCCCAGACCGTGGCGAGCGGACGAGTCTGTTTCTCGACCGCAGAGATCAGGCCGGTCCACACGGCGTAGCTCTTCCCGAGGACCTCGCGGAGGTCCCGATCCGTCGGCTCGTGGGACTTGTCGTCGAACGCGCTGAGCGCCATCTGCGTCACCCCCTCCCCTTCGGCATGAGGTGCCGCGCGCTCTGGAACAGCGCCCGATCCGGGAGCCGGATCGCCGTGAGCACCCCCTGCGAAATCGTGTCGATGCCGATCGTCCGGCCGACGATCGACGGAAGCGGCCACCCCGAGTCGTCCAGGACGTAGTTGTTGTGGTGACCGTAGACGACGACGTCGTCGCCGTCGTACTCGTGGGGGAACTCCCTCGCGCCCCAGAGGAACGCTTCGCGATCCTGCCCTTCACAGCCCCGGACGGCCGGGTCGAGCCCTCCGTGGGCGAAGATCCCGTCGTCCGTCTTCCGGAAGACCTGAAGGCCTTCGAAGAACTCGACGTGGTCCGCGGGGAGGAGGTCGAAGAAGGCTCCGTAGGGCAGCTCGCATTCCCCGCCGAAGAGTGCGTGGCCGGCCTGGAGCGCGGCCTCGCGGAGGAGATCCGCCGCTTCGGTCGAGTAGCTGCGGATCGTGTCCAGTCCTTCCATGCCCAGAAGCCACGAATGGCGGCGAGGGTCCCGGAGAGTCTCGAGGAACCACTCTTCGTGATTCCCCATCAGGCACACGACCTCGGCGTCGGATTCGCGCCGGAACCGGAGGATCGCGTCGATGCAGCCCTTCGAGTCCGGGCCGCGGTCGATGTAGTCGCCGAGAAAGACGACGGTGTCGGCGGGACGCGCTTCACGACGGAGGTGCTCGAGCACCTCCACGAGGGCCGGGAGGTTTCCGTGAACGTCGCCGATGGCGTGGGTGGCCATTCGGCTCAGCGATCCGCGACGCCCAGCCACCGCAGCGCCTCCTCCGGGTCGTCGAACGCCTTGACGTTCATGCCTCGGTTGACGGCCACGGTCTCCCCGAACCGCTCGGGATCGAGCACCGGCGGTTTCAGGACGTAGGCGAATCGCGTGGCGCGGGCCACGCCACGATGCACGTATGCCGCGACCGTCTGCGCCGCGAACTCGCTGTACAGGAATCGCTCGATCGTCTCGGGGTTGCCGAGGATCTCCCGGCCGTCGAGGACGACCTTTCCCGTTCCGTGATCGGCCACGGCCTCGACCATCTGCACGAACGCGCGCTTGGCCTTCTCCAGGGTGAACTTCCCCGTGGCCACGACTTCGAGGATGCCCCCTTCCGCCCGAATTTCGAGGTTCATGCTCTTCCCGTCACCCGCGCCGCGATTCTCGCCTCTTCTGCCGGGGTCACGCCGGCGAATCCTACGCCCTTCGTCCTAGCATTGGCGCCCGCACCTCCTCCCCCGCGTATCCCCGGTGACTCTCGCCGACGATTGCGCAGCAACAGGAAGGAGAAGCCGATGGAACGACGAGCCCCCCGATTTTCTGCCGGTGTATTCGCGGTCGCCCTCGCGGCGCTGACCCCCGCATTCGCGGGCGCGACCTCCTCCAACGAGGCCGTCCGCTGGAACGCGGTCGCGTCCGACGTGCTCGCCGCGGCGCAGACCGACCCCCTCACCGAGTCCAGGATCCTCGCGATCCTGCACCTCGCGATCCACGATGCGGTGAACGCCGTCGAGCCGCGCTACGCGGCCTACCGCTTCGCGGCCCACGTCTCCGGCGCCTCCGCCGACGCCGCCGCGGCGGGAGCGGCGCACGCCGTCCTCGTCGCGCTCGTCCCGAACGGCAAGGCCCAATTCGACGTCGAGCTCGAGTACCTCCTCGCCCACCTCCCCGACGACCGCGCGGCGGCGAAGGGGCTCGAGGTCGGCCGCAAGGCCGCGGCCGCGATCCTCGCCGCGCGCCGGAACGACGGCGCCGACCGTCCCGTCGTCCGCGAGGCCGGGACCAGGCCCGGCGAGTACCGCCCGACGCCCCCGGACTTCACCCCCGCCGCGTTCGCGCAGTGGGGAAGCGTGACCCCGTTCGCGGTCCCCTCGCTCGACGCGTTCCGCCCGGCTCCGCCTCCCGCGGTCGGGAGCGCGGTCGCGCTCGCCGATCTCCGTGAAGTGAAGGACGTCGGCGCGCTGAAGGGGTCCTCGCGCGTCGCCGAGGAGAGCGAGATCGCGAAGTACTGGTACGAGAACTCGACGCAGGGCTGGACCCGGATCGCCCGCGTGATCGCGACCGATCGCGGGATGGACCTCCACGACGGCGCCCGCCTTCTCGCCGCCGTCAACGTCGCGATGGCGGACGGGTTCATCGCCGGCTTCGAGGCGAAGTACCGCTTCTATTACTGGCGGCCGGCGACGGCCATCCGCGAGTCGGGGGATCCGACCTGGGAGAGCTTCCTCTGGACCCCTCCCGTGCCGGACTACCCCTCGACCCACACCGTGCTGGGCGCTTCCGCGGCCGCCGCGATGCGCGGCGTCCTCGGGACCGACGCCGTCACGTTCTCCATGACCAGCGGCGCGCCGTACGCCGGGCTCGTCCGCGAGTTCCGCTCGCTCGCCGAGGCGGCGCGCGAGAACGGCCGCTCGCGGGTGCTCGCCGGCCTCCACTTCACCAGCGCCGTCGAGGCCGGGTACGCGCAGGGCGACCGCATCGGGACCCACGTCGCGGCGAACCTGCTGCGCCCCCTGCCGTCCCGCTGATCGGGGACTTCCGTTCGCGTCCGGAGGGCGGTCGTGCGACGATTCCGATCGTGCGCACGACCGCCCTTCTGCTTTCGCTCGCCCTCGCCTCTCCCGCCCTCGCCGCGCCGCTCGAGTCGACGCTCGGGCGGAACGAGACGCGGATCCTCTCCGCCCCCTTCGCGGTGGTTCCGGGGAAGTCGGTCCAGGACCTGAAGCTCGACGAACGCCTCGAGCGCCTGGGGTACACGCGCGTCCGGAACCGTCCCGACCGCCCCGGCGAGTATTTCCACGGCACCGACGTCTACTGGTTCTACCGGCGGCCCTGTCACGCGAACGGATCCGACCAGCCGGCGGCCCTGATCGGGCTCGACCTCGGCAAGAACGGCGCGATCGGGGGGCTGCGGTCCAACGGGCGAAGCCGTTCGTTCGAAGAAGGCGACGTCTGGCTCGAGCCCGAGATCCTCGCCGAATCCCTCGACGGCAAGCGCGCCGATCGCGTGAGGGTCGAGCTCGACCGGCTCCCCGAGAAGGTCTGGCGTCCGGTCCTCGCCGCCGAGGACGCCCGGTTCTTCGAGCACGGCGGGGTGGACCCGCGTTCGATCGCCCGCGCCGCCCTGAAGAACCTGCGGAAAGGGAAGGTCGCCGAGGGCGGGAGCACGATCACCCAGCAGCTCGTGAAGAACCGCGACCTCACCCCCGAGCGCACCCTGGGCCGCAAGGCGTCGGAGGCGATGCGCGCCCTCAGCCTCGAGGCCGAATACGACAAGAAGGAGATCCTCCAGGCCTACCTGAACACGATCTACTTCGGGCACGTCGACGCGATCGCGATCTACGGCTTCGGGACCGCGGCGCGCGCGTACTTCGGGAAGGACGCCGCCAAGCTCACCCTCGCCGAGTCCGCCGCGCTCGCCGCGATGATCCAGGGGCCGAACCGCCTCTCCCCGCTCAAGGACGAGAAGGCGCTGCGCAACCGGCGCGACTGGGTTCTCTCGCGGATGGAGGAGCTGGGCTGGGCGACGGGGGCCGAGGTCGCGATCGCGAAGGCCTCCGGGGTCGCGGAGAAGCCGACGAAACCCAAGGTCACCTCGCCGGGCCATCTCCTGTCGTGGCTGGGAACCGACGGCAAGCGCCTCGAGCAGGAGCGCGTCGAGGAGGGGAAGGGGTTCCTCGTCGAGACGACCGTCGATCCGGTCCTCCAGGAGGCGGCGGAAGGGGTCGTCGCCTCCCACCTCGACACCCTGCGCCGGCTCTACCCGCGTTTGAAGGGGGCGAAGCTCTCCTCCGCTCTCGTGGCCCTCGACGCCCGCACGGGAGCCGTCCTGGCGTACGTCGGCGGCGATCCCGACGACCGCGCGGGCTCGTTCGATCGCGCGCGCCTGGCCAAGCGCCAGCCGGGATCGGTCGTGAAGCCGTTCGTCGCCCTCGAGGCGCTCGACACCTGCGACGGGAAGACCCCGCTCACGGCCTCCAGCCGCATCCTCGACGAGCCGCTGACGATCGACCTTCCCAAGGGTCCGTGGGAGCCGAAGAACTTCGACGAGGAGTTCCGCGGGCCGGTGCTGCTCCGCGAGGCCCTCGCGGAGTCGCGCAACGTTCCGGCGGTGCGCATCGCGCGGCACTGCGGGTTCGATCGCGTGGCGGCGACCTTCCGCGAGGCCGGGCTCGATCTCCCCGCCTCCCCCCCGCCCTCGTTCGTCCTCGGCGCGATCGAGACCTCGCCGCTCGCGGTGGCGCGCGCCTACACCGTTCTCGCGACCCCGGGAAAGCGGCTCGAGCCTTACGCGTGGACGTACATGGAGACGCCGGGAGGGCGCTCGCTCGCGACGAAGAAGGCGGCGGCCCTCAAGGTCGCCGATCCGTCGTCGGCCTACCTCGTGCGCGACCTCCTGCGCAGCGCGGTCGAGGAGGGGACGGCGACTTCGGGGGCGCTCGAGGGGGTCGAGGTCGCCGCCAAGACGGGCACCTCTTCGGAGCTTCGCGACGCGTGGTTCGCCGGGGTCGCCGGATCCGTCGTGACCGTCGTCTGGGTCGGACTCGACGACGCCGGCAAGCTCGGTCTCACCGGCGCCGCCGCCGCAGGTCCCGTGTGGCACGACTTCATGGCCAAGGCGGTCCCCGCGCGCGCCGACCACGCCCTCGAGCGTCCCCGGGACGTGGTCGAGATGTGGGTGCAGGAGCGCACCGGGCTGCTCGTGCGCGAGGGGCGCCTCGGAGCGAGGGCGGAGCTCTACCGCAAGGGGACGCTGCCGCCGAAAAAGCGCTGGTGGAAGATCGACACGCCGATGGAGCCGATCGAGTAGGCGCTCACTCCCTCCACCGGTGCCGCTGGGCCTCCGGTGGGATCGTCCCGACGGAGAGGAACGCGCGGATCAGCGCCGC contains the following coding sequences:
- a CDS encoding DUF3788 family protein; amino-acid sequence: MALSAFDDKSHEPTDRDLREVLGKSYAVWTGLISAVEKQTRPLATVWGFTSNKAGWGVRLRHGDRVILYMTPQSGRFLVSFALGEKAVAAARAAKLPKSLLDAIDAAPRYVEGRGVRIEVSKRDRIPGLAALARIKVEPGVPAGRMARGSKPKLLAGGNPQIAKADGDAPVQAYIRAMPGWKRDVGRRLDALVERTVPGVRKAVKWNSPFYGIEGQGWFLSFHTFTNYVKVTFFQGTSLRPPPSGGKARDARWIDIHKDDFDEAKLAEWIRQAAALPGWGKTG
- a CDS encoding metallophosphoesterase yields the protein MATHAIGDVHGNLPALVEVLEHLRREARPADTVVFLGDYIDRGPDSKGCIDAILRFRRESDAEVVCLMGNHEEWFLETLRDPRRHSWLLGMEGLDTIRSYSTEAADLLREAALQAGHALFGGECELPYGAFFDLLPADHVEFFEGLQVFRKTDDGIFAHGGLDPAVRGCEGQDREAFLWGAREFPHEYDGDDVVVYGHHNNYVLDDSGWPLPSIVGRTIGIDTISQGVLTAIRLPDRALFQSARHLMPKGRG
- a CDS encoding STAS/SEC14 domain-containing protein; the protein is MNLEIRAEGGILEVVATGKFTLEKAKRAFVQMVEAVADHGTGKVVLDGREILGNPETIERFLYSEFAAQTVAAYVHRGVARATRFAYVLKPPVLDPERFGETVAVNRGMNVKAFDDPEEALRWLGVADR
- a CDS encoding phosphatase PAP2 family protein → MERRAPRFSAGVFAVALAALTPAFAGATSSNEAVRWNAVASDVLAAAQTDPLTESRILAILHLAIHDAVNAVEPRYAAYRFAAHVSGASADAAAAGAAHAVLVALVPNGKAQFDVELEYLLAHLPDDRAAAKGLEVGRKAAAAILAARRNDGADRPVVREAGTRPGEYRPTPPDFTPAAFAQWGSVTPFAVPSLDAFRPAPPPAVGSAVALADLREVKDVGALKGSSRVAEESEIAKYWYENSTQGWTRIARVIATDRGMDLHDGARLLAAVNVAMADGFIAGFEAKYRFYYWRPATAIRESGDPTWESFLWTPPVPDYPSTHTVLGASAAAAMRGVLGTDAVTFSMTSGAPYAGLVREFRSLAEAARENGRSRVLAGLHFTSAVEAGYAQGDRIGTHVAANLLRPLPSR
- a CDS encoding transglycosylase domain-containing protein, translated to MRTTALLLSLALASPALAAPLESTLGRNETRILSAPFAVVPGKSVQDLKLDERLERLGYTRVRNRPDRPGEYFHGTDVYWFYRRPCHANGSDQPAALIGLDLGKNGAIGGLRSNGRSRSFEEGDVWLEPEILAESLDGKRADRVRVELDRLPEKVWRPVLAAEDARFFEHGGVDPRSIARAALKNLRKGKVAEGGSTITQQLVKNRDLTPERTLGRKASEAMRALSLEAEYDKKEILQAYLNTIYFGHVDAIAIYGFGTAARAYFGKDAAKLTLAESAALAAMIQGPNRLSPLKDEKALRNRRDWVLSRMEELGWATGAEVAIAKASGVAEKPTKPKVTSPGHLLSWLGTDGKRLEQERVEEGKGFLVETTVDPVLQEAAEGVVASHLDTLRRLYPRLKGAKLSSALVALDARTGAVLAYVGGDPDDRAGSFDRARLAKRQPGSVVKPFVALEALDTCDGKTPLTASSRILDEPLTIDLPKGPWEPKNFDEEFRGPVLLREALAESRNVPAVRIARHCGFDRVAATFREAGLDLPASPPPSFVLGAIETSPLAVARAYTVLATPGKRLEPYAWTYMETPGGRSLATKKAAALKVADPSSAYLVRDLLRSAVEEGTATSGALEGVEVAAKTGTSSELRDAWFAGVAGSVVTVVWVGLDDAGKLGLTGAAAAGPVWHDFMAKAVPARADHALERPRDVVEMWVQERTGLLVREGRLGARAELYRKGTLPPKKRWWKIDTPMEPIE